GCCAGTCGCTCGCAGCAGCGATGCCCCATTTTTGCGCCAGTTGCACCCCCGGAGCTTGTTCATCGACGTCAACAACCGCCACAACGTCAAATCCCGACGCCCCGTGAAGCAGCTTCAAAAGCGACATTCCGCGCGAGTCAGCCCCAATGATCATCACTTTTTTCATGTCCATTCACCACACTTTATAGTATGCCAATTTTTGCAGACACTTTTATCATACTTGATTTGCTCTTTCCTTGACAAACGCCCAATAACCGCTATGATAGTCGATAAGGCTACTCTTTTCGGAAAGGAACGCGATCGCGATGGGGCGAATGATTGCGCTGTTGATTTTAGTCATTCCCGGGCTTGGAGCGGCGCTTGGCATCAAATGGATGCGCGATGCGTTGTTTGGCATCAACGGGCCGCTGTTTTCTGCCTTATGGCTGCAATTTCTCGCCGGGCTCGCGCTGTTTGCCGCTGGGCTGGCGTTTCTCGGCGGTTTTTTGCTGCACCGCGACCGGAAACGCAACAAAGTGCAGGCGCGTTTTCAACGAAAACGAAAAACGCCTTGACCCGGAACGTTGATGCCTATTACACTGGGAAAACATC
Above is a window of Geobacillus thermoleovorans DNA encoding:
- a CDS encoding DUF2627 domain-containing protein — translated: MGRMIALLILVIPGLGAALGIKWMRDALFGINGPLFSALWLQFLAGLALFAAGLAFLGGFLLHRDRKRNKVQARFQRKRKTP